Proteins co-encoded in one Salvia splendens isolate huo1 chromosome 4, SspV2, whole genome shotgun sequence genomic window:
- the LOC121801231 gene encoding transcription factor bHLH30-like isoform X1, with translation MCDNNNNKENEENIHILTDNIEGFQIQDQNLNTSPPNMQHQNNTNTDAYFYGLNGAADVSQILPWTLNPVHDPFLLPPQAAGSGLFGRGLQYGYDGDHHLRFLTESFSQVVHPGGGGVPFNLHAELQKMTEQEIMDAKALAASKCHSEAERRRRERINNHLAKLRSLLPSTTKTDKASLLAEVIQHVKELKRQTSLIAETSPVPTETDEVKVDNEADDEGRAVIKASICCEDRSDLLPDLIKTLKALRLRTLKAEITTLGGMVKNVLFLTGDDESEQQQHSVSSIQEALRAVMDKTSDQSGSGSAKRQRTNINILEQASL, from the exons ATGTgtgacaacaacaacaacaaagagAATGAAGAAAACATCCATATCTTAACTGACAACATTGAGGGTTTCCAAATTCAGGATCAAAATCTCAACACTAGCCCTCCAAATATGCAGCACCAGAACAACACTAACACAGATGCATACTTCTACGGTCTAAATGGAGCTGCCGACGTCTCACAGATCCTACCGTGGACCCTCAACCCGGTCCACGACCCCTTCCTCCTCCCACCGCAGGCCGCCGGCAGCGGCCTCTTCGGCCGGGGACTGCAGTACGGATACGACGGTGACCACCACCTGAGGTTCCTCACGGAGTCGTTCAGCCAGGTGGTGCAtcccggcggcggcggcgtccCTTTCAACCTCCACGCCGAGCTCCAGAAGATGACAGAGCAGGAAATCATGGATGCGAAAGCCCTAGCAGCGTCCAAGTGCCACAGCGAGgctgagagaagaagaagagagagaataaacaaCCATCTTGCTAAGCTTCGGAGCTTGCTCCCTAGCACCACCAAA ACAGACAAAGCCTCATTGCTGGCAGAAGTGATCCAGCACGTGAAGGAGCTGAAGCGGCAAACCTCCCTCATCGCGGAGACGAGTCCGGTCCCTACCGAGACAGACGAGGTGAAGGTGGATAACGAGGCGGACGACGAGGGTAGAGCGGTGATCAAAGCGTCCATATGCTGCGAGGATCGGTCTGATCTGTTGCCGGATCTTATCAAGACGTTGAAAGCCCTCCGCCTGCGAACGCTCAAAGCGGAGATCACCACGCTCGGTGGAATGGTTAAGAATGTGCTCTTCTTAACCGGAGATGATGAATCTGAGCAGCAGCAGCACTCCGTGAGCTCCATCCAAGAAGCGCTTAGAGCAGTGATGGACAAAACTAGTGATCAATCCGGTTCAGGGAGTGCGAAGAGGCAGAGAACCAATATCAATATTCTTGAACAAGCTTCTCTTTGA
- the LOC121801231 gene encoding transcription factor bHLH30-like isoform X2, producing the protein MQHQNNTNTDAYFYGLNGAADVSQILPWTLNPVHDPFLLPPQAAGSGLFGRGLQYGYDGDHHLRFLTESFSQVVHPGGGGVPFNLHAELQKMTEQEIMDAKALAASKCHSEAERRRRERINNHLAKLRSLLPSTTKTDKASLLAEVIQHVKELKRQTSLIAETSPVPTETDEVKVDNEADDEGRAVIKASICCEDRSDLLPDLIKTLKALRLRTLKAEITTLGGMVKNVLFLTGDDESEQQQHSVSSIQEALRAVMDKTSDQSGSGSAKRQRTNINILEQASL; encoded by the exons ATGCAGCACCAGAACAACACTAACACAGATGCATACTTCTACGGTCTAAATGGAGCTGCCGACGTCTCACAGATCCTACCGTGGACCCTCAACCCGGTCCACGACCCCTTCCTCCTCCCACCGCAGGCCGCCGGCAGCGGCCTCTTCGGCCGGGGACTGCAGTACGGATACGACGGTGACCACCACCTGAGGTTCCTCACGGAGTCGTTCAGCCAGGTGGTGCAtcccggcggcggcggcgtccCTTTCAACCTCCACGCCGAGCTCCAGAAGATGACAGAGCAGGAAATCATGGATGCGAAAGCCCTAGCAGCGTCCAAGTGCCACAGCGAGgctgagagaagaagaagagagagaataaacaaCCATCTTGCTAAGCTTCGGAGCTTGCTCCCTAGCACCACCAAA ACAGACAAAGCCTCATTGCTGGCAGAAGTGATCCAGCACGTGAAGGAGCTGAAGCGGCAAACCTCCCTCATCGCGGAGACGAGTCCGGTCCCTACCGAGACAGACGAGGTGAAGGTGGATAACGAGGCGGACGACGAGGGTAGAGCGGTGATCAAAGCGTCCATATGCTGCGAGGATCGGTCTGATCTGTTGCCGGATCTTATCAAGACGTTGAAAGCCCTCCGCCTGCGAACGCTCAAAGCGGAGATCACCACGCTCGGTGGAATGGTTAAGAATGTGCTCTTCTTAACCGGAGATGATGAATCTGAGCAGCAGCAGCACTCCGTGAGCTCCATCCAAGAAGCGCTTAGAGCAGTGATGGACAAAACTAGTGATCAATCCGGTTCAGGGAGTGCGAAGAGGCAGAGAACCAATATCAATATTCTTGAACAAGCTTCTCTTTGA